A part of Acropora palmata chromosome 6, jaAcrPala1.3, whole genome shotgun sequence genomic DNA contains:
- the LOC141884505 gene encoding cytochrome P450 2J5-like: MSALRQYLSNIPLVEDRVTAQTDKLVQFVEEQRGELFDPADRLMKAVADVICGITFKDGSDTRNPDLDRMLKLNAAIVANVDDFQKVLILDFFPWASYLPTEVYERWKAPIRDIQGIIRKRLRQTKETFDPTEPVEDFMSALLRAQLDFEAECKTEEEKAELFSEDRFVTTVHDMFAAGYETTSTQTLRFVIAFLVTYPKYQEDIQRELDDVLGPKQPRMSDRPNLPLVQAVILESQKNHKKKTKQKST; encoded by the coding sequence ATGAGTGCGTTGCGTCAGTATCTCTCCAACATCCCACTGGTAGAAGACCGAGTTACAGCTCAGACAGATAAACTGGTACAATTTGTCGAGGAACAAAGAGGAGAGCTTTTTGATCCTGCGGACAGGCTAATGAAAGCTGTTGCTGATGTTATTTGTGGAATAACCTTCAAAGATGGCTCCGACACTCGCAATCCAGATTTAGATAGGATGTTGAAGTTGAACGCAGCCATCGTTGCAAATGTCGatgattttcaaaaagtattaattttggatttttttcccTGGGCAAGTTACTTGCCTACAGAGGTGTATGAGCGTTGGAAAGCACCTATCCGAGACATACAGGGAATCATTCGCAAGCGATTGAGACAAACGAAAGAAACGTTTGATCCAACGGAACCAGTTGAAGATTTTATGTCAGCTCTTCTTCGCGCCCAACTTGACTTTGAGGCAGAATGTAAAACCGAGGAGGAGAAGGCCGAGTTGTTTTCCGAAGACCGTTTTGTTACGACCGTTCATGATATGTTTGCTGCAGGTTATGAAACCACAAGTACTCAAACACTGAGATTCGTGATAGCGTTCCTGGTAACATACCCGAAGTATCAAGAGGACATTCAACGAGAATTAGATGACGTGCTAGGACCCAAACAACCCAGAATGAGTGACAGACCAAATCTTCCACTGGTCCAAGCAGTGATCTTGGAGTcacaaaaaaatcacaaaaaaaaaacaaaacaaaaaagcactTGA